GAAAGGcgggcgagaagagggacAGATGGCGTTTGAGGCAGGGAACAGGCAAACAGGGAAAGGAGTGGCGGGCCTAATGCGATGGGTTTCTAAACAGGAGAGATATTAAAAGAAAAAGTTTTTCATCGTGGTCAGTCTGGTGGCGGGGTAACTATGTCGTTCGTGACTTTTTGtcgcctcgttctccttcatTTGTTCACTGTCTTTATCTTTCACTGCTGAAAAGCGACGCTGAAGCTAAAAAAAAACTGTCCGACAGAAATGTGATTCATTCCGTTTCTCGTCGGCCCCAAGTTCCCCcggcctctctcgtctgcttttcccctcgcgctgcttctgcatcgacgtctctgctctctcgatTCTGCTGAACAAAACTACATGCACCCTGTCGCTGTGTGTTGCAACCATTTCTCTTgctgtctgttctctgtgCACCCCACGCCTACTCAGCTCCCcgtctgtcgtctctcccaTCAAGGCGCCGCATCTCGAAAAAGTGCGTCCCTTGCTCACGTTGCGAACACATACAAACCCGCAtttacacacacaaacacaaataccaatatacatatatatgtatatatataaatatatataaatatatgttCAGCAGTGTATGTCTTGCCAGCCGACGCGGTCGCTCTGTAGCCTCTTATTGACCATCTTGCCTCTCCGCTCTGTCactccttctgctctgtgggtgtctcctctctgtctttcctgcGCTGCCTCCCTCAGGAGGGACagcaaagaaaggaaatgTACGCGTTTGAcaaagagacgcaggaagcGCTGAAGCGATTTGAGAGCCCTGAAAAGCTAAGTGGCGAGTGTGGTGGGGAGGAGTCCCGGAGAAACAACGGACCGTCAGTGTTgtgagagaaaggaaaaactaAATAAGTCGAGTCTTAAAATTCTTGAAGGCTCCCTCTCGGGTGCTCACATTGACACGCGCTTTCGCGCACACTGGCGGAAGTTTCTGCTTTTCggtgaagaaaaagcagcCTCGCCTTGACACAAACACTCTTGACCCTACCGTGGAAAAACCTGAAAGCGTCACATCTCGTTTCTGGATCGAAACATGTGAACATGTCTTGATCTTTGTAGAGATAGACGTTGATGACCGTAAACACATATATGGACACAGAATCGTACGTGTAGCTACATATCAACGTATACAGACGTATGTATATCTCACATTCTTTGTTGTTCTGTGTATGTGAAGCGGCACTGGCGTCACTGGGATCTGCCGACCACACTCGACGGTTTCTCCTGCTATGCGGGACTTCTGCTTCCCTTCTGCAACCCcggtcgccttctcttctctacCGCTGCGCGACTGGCTGAGAGGCCTTCGCGCTTCACTtggtggagagaaaggagataCTGGCCGAGTTTGTGGGCCGCGAACGAGGAGCAGGTGTCTTCCCATGTCCatttttccttctgctttAACGCAAACAGATGCAGAAACAAGATGCCAGTCCGACCCCAGAGCAGTCGTTCGTTCTTGCTCAAAACATGCGCCTCTTGCACGCAAATCGAACGCATCGACTCGTCGCCAAGCGCCCCCAACAGCTGCCAAGGCGGTACCTCTGCCCCAGGCGGAGACTGAGGCACCCCACGAAGTGAAGAGGGAgcaagcagaggagacgaaagagaagaggaagcccGCGCAGCGGTGGCCGATGTCATGTGTTCTTTGTTGAGAGATTTCGCTTTGTTTTCTGTATTCTCATCCTCGTGGCcactctccgtctcgctcgtctcgtctccctcctgaGACGTCTTCCGCCTTTTCCTCGCACCCtcgttctcgtctgcttccggATCCTCTGCGCCCTCACCTCCGTCTTTCACAGAAACGTCAGCAGCGCGGGACTCTCCCTGGGGAGAGCTTGGCGCCGTTTCCAGTGCAAGCCGCTCCGCAGCAGAAgccagcgacgcagagaacgaagcggAGAGACCGTGAAGCGCGCCTGTGAACCACGCATGCGGCCGCCGAGCCACTGACCCATACCCTCCACACAACCCGCTTACCTcgcaagaagaagcgagacaagCCGAGGGAGGACAAGAAGccgacgggagagaagaagtcgaaggtGGCGAGACCCCTGGACTAAGGAGACTCGAGCTCGGGGCAGGTCCGCTGGGGGGCAGATTGTGGCGGAGACGTTTGTTCCGGTTCCGCCGATGTTCGGCAGGGAGGTGGAGGTTAGCGAATCCCGGGAGGGCGTCGATGAGATCGAAGATCGCGCGGCcggacgcagagacgaaccAGGCGTGGCCGAGAGCCTCTGCAGGCAGGAGACGCTCTGGCGCGTCGTAAGACAAGAGCGAGGCTAGGATGTTCcagaaggcaggagagaacATGGACGACGCGCCAGACGGAACTGCGATTGCCGAGTCGCGTTGGAGACGAGAAATCCGTTCTGCGAGGCTGAAATCGCACAGACAACAAACacaggcagaagaaacgtgagacagagacatatacatacaaacacacacacggggtctctccccttctctttctaCCGCTCCTGTGTCCTCTGATTCACTTCacgtttctcgtttcttcctctccaccggCGCCATTGCCCGCGgcggtctctgtctcgaggCGCTTGCCGACCTTGAAGTTCCCTGGGAGATCCGTCCTCTCCGGGCGCCGTTTTAGTTCCACGGTGGTTCTGCGCGTtggcttcgcctctcctttatttctgcatctgtcgcgtttttctcagcatgcgcctttcctcgctccttcctctctctcttcttccccgtgacctgtccccttctctcgttctttccgtttctccgtttttctgcgtcccTGCGTCGCCTCACCTGCAGTCGCACGTCAAAGCGGTTTGGCGCGCAATGACCCAGTTCCAAGCCATCTTGTGCAGCTGCCTTttgtcctcttcgtcgagtTCTTGGGGCGTTCTGCCGATCCACTGCAGAGCGTGAGCCTcacccttcttctcgagccGTCGATGCTCCTCCTCGTTCCGGATGCGGAACAGTCCGTGGCCGACGGCCTGACAGACATCTTGAGCAGCTCTCCAGTACGCGCCCAGCTCATCGTGTTTCTCTGCCCACGCCGCGACAAAGGAAGGGATGGGCGGGAACGTCGAGGCTGCACACGAATCGCCCAGCTcgtccgctttctctcctggagGCAAAGCTGCCGCAGGGGCGTCCTTGGAGGACGCGGGCGAGTTGGCAGAGGGTCCTGGTTCGCGGTCTGCACTCGCGAGCCTTTTCTCCTCAGGCCTGTCGTCTCGAGGCTCTTCGGGTGCGGCTTCGATACTTGGCGCCTTGGCTCCGCCTTCACGCGAGCGGCACCGGCCacgtcgctctctcgccggCAGCTTTCTTCGCCCTGAGTCGCCCCTTTCCGGGGCCTGAGAGACCCCACAGGCCTCACTCACGACCGCGCCGGCCTGTCGAGCGGCGCCTCGCGTTCTCGGGACCGTAGGCAGCAGGCGAGCAGGCGATGCTGCGGCCGCCTGGTCAGCCGTCTCGTTGGTTTTCTTAATCAAGACctgagaaggcgaggaagaagcctcCGTGGGGGTGTCTGCGTTgggtttctgcttctcgtctttcttcctttcttctcgaagacggaggagcagaaggcgagcgCGGCGCTCGGCTTCCTCAAAGTGTCGGCTGCCCGCTGCAGtgccgcagagacagacttCCTTTTGCTGAGGCGCGAGGTCCGAAACTGGCGATCCAGAGCACCGGAGGAAGGACGGCGGACAGCAGCACCCGCCGCCCTTGGCCAGCTCGGCCAAAGTCACTCCAAAGCTCCAGGCGTCCGCGTGCTTCGTGATGGGGAGATGCAGGAGTTCGGGAGCTGCAGACGCGGgtctcctcgtttcgcggcctccctcctgtttctcctctcgttttctccaggtCAAAGCATTCGCTGACACGGCTactgcttctctttccttcttcagcctCGCGGGATCTGCAAGCGAACGCCGGGGCTCCGGTGTGGGTGGATGCCTGACCTCTCCGTTGTCGCTCCGcgctccgtcttctctcgcgcctttTCCGTGGCCTTCGGCTCtggtctctttcttcgcttccttttctcctttcttctctccgtcgtgctcgtttctcctgttttcttctgcctctgctccCGTGCCCTCAGGCTGTCCCTCCATCCCGCGACGCGCGCCTTCCTCAGACTCCCTGCGCCTCCTTTTTTTGTCTCCTGCTGCGCCCCTCGCGTCTCGCTGGGCTGTCGCGTCCACCGCGGAGAAAGCTTCAAGGGCCGCCGACGCCCGGGAGGACGCGGCCCCCGGCGCCACAGGCGCCTTGCGCAGGCCCACAGAGAGCGGCAAGATGCCCTGGCACTTCTTCAACTGTCTGAGCCAGGCGCGCTCGCGCTGTCGAGCTGTGAGATCTTTCTGCGACGTCGCCGTGGTGACCGCGTGGCGACTGCCTGTGCTGAGGAGCGACGAGTGGCGCAGCGAAGAGCAGGACCGGAGAGAATGGGGCGCCGATGACGCAGAGgccgaaggcgaggcggaAGACGCAGGGCGCGACGCCGCAGTGGGTCGACTCGGCCTCGCAGCCTCACCGTCGCGTCGGAGGATCGAGCATAGGCTGCGCCCCCTTGGGTCCATCGCCCTGCTGTCGCCGGACCGACGCGCTTCCAGGAGGCGCCACCTTCGCTCTAGATCTGGGGGCGCATCATCCGCCTCCCGCCGGCGCTTGAGGCCCTGCGCCTCTTCGCGGTCCCTCGTGCCTCCGTTTCTGGCTTCTGCCCCCCTCTCGacctttcttcgcctctcgatTCGCTCGCCATCTCCCTCTATCCGGCTCTTCCCTACGGCCTCAGGCTTTGCGCCGGCGTCAGGCAGGCCTCTGTCTCGgcgcgcctcctcggcgAGGCGCGCCTCGGAGGGGGGCCGCGCCACGCCCGGCGGCAGGTCGCGGAGTCTCCCGAGTTTGTCGAAGCGCAGGGCCTCGGGCGCATTCGTGTAAGTCGTACCCTGGTTGTAGGTGGTGAGCTGTCGCTGAATCTGCAGGCTCCACTgatgtttcttctcctcgcggccTGCGGACCAGGGCGTCGAGGACGCGAAGTGCTCCGTAGGGTGCAGGACGAGGGAGGAGCCAAAGTCCGCCAGAACGAGGTGCCATTTGAGCGGGAAGTAgatgtgtttctcttcgcagaAAACCAAGACGTTGGAGACCTTGATGTCGACGATGCGCCCCACATCGGCTTCGCAGCAGCACTGCAGAAAGGCTCCGCCACTCAGCAACTGTGCAAACAAAAACTTCATTTCGAACTCGGTCAAACCTGGAGCGCCCAAGAGACTCCACAGCGGGGCGTCCACACAAGACGTGACAAGACGCTCACGACTGCCGTCTTCCGTGTCGGGAGACGTTTCAGAAGAGGGGGCGGGTCCCCCTTCGCTTGCCGGAGAGGCGCCGGAGGCTCGCTGCTTCCGCAGCCACTCCTCCTCccaggcgagaaggagctTGACCTTGGCGCGACGCACAATCAGACGCTTCAGCATAACCATCAAGTCCCCCCGCGCGCGAGGCATGAGGAGCTGGAATTGTCTTAGCGACGAAGCCGGCGCCACGGCGTGGAGCGGCGGCCTGacgctcttcgcctcccgtctctcctccttcttcctgggCAACGCTCCCGccccgctttctctctcggctctcgcgtcctcgccgCGGCCCTCTGCCTCCTTGTCGCCCAACCGTTCGCCCGCCTTCTCGCAGGCTTCTTCGCACGCAGCGGACGCAGGCGCCGGTAGCGCCTTCCGCGCCGCCGAGGAGCCGAGCCGGCGCGAGGCTGCAGAGGGAGTTACAGCGGCGAAGGCGTTGATGGTTTGAGGCTTGTAGGACCGCGTCGCCAGCGGCCGCATCACATGTGCGTTGAAGTGACGCATgaaggcttcttctcgcagaaaCTGGAAAGGCGCAGCCGTCTGCGCCTTGTACTCCTTGATTGCCAGCGGGATCCAGCGCGCGGTGGAGCAGAAGCACGCGCGGCGTCCCGCCACAAAGGGGGCCTCCGCCGGGGCGCCGGGAGAAAGGGCACCGTTCGCAGCGGCCTCTTCAACTGGCGCATCTCGCAAATCCTGcttgccttctcgctcttcctccgcttcacATCGCGCACAGCAGAAGGACGGCTGGATGCTGCGGCGCCACCTGGCCCGAAAGACGTTGCCGAAAGTCCCGCGGCCGAGTTGAAGCTCGCGCGAGCTCTCGATGAAGCCTATGTGTTCCCACCACTCCGTCACCCAGtccatcttcttcgcttccctcttcttcgcctcggcGACCCCACACGCAGGCACAGAGGCCTGCGGCGAAGCCGGCGAAGGCACCGTCGGAGCCACCGGCGCGTCTGGAAGAGTCGCACCAGTCGCCGCCggcgtctcgcgcttctcggcTGCACTGCTGCCTTCCGCCGGAGGCTCTCTCCCGTCCTCGTGCTCCCTCTCTGGAGCCCCTTGGCCcgggaggaaaggcgaggaagaagcggaagtaggtgaagacgaagctgaggaaaaagaggcagaTGCGGGATGTGACGCACAAGACGGGGGAGCGGATATTGAGGCCGCGGGCGCACAGGACGGCGACGGATCAGGGTCGTCGGAAGGACCTCTCGTCACCTTGGGCTCCtcctttgctgtctctgtctcagtTTTCGTGTCTTTGCCGTTATCACGGCTTTTGCTTGctttttttttcctcttgtcttGTCGCCGCTCGTTTTCATCTTCGGTCTGGACTCGCGGTAGTCGAgtttctcccgtcttctcctcgggAGGTTTGTGTGCGAGAGCCTCACCCTCGCACTCCTCAGGCTTCGCTGTAGCCGCCCTTCCTCGCAGggccttcgtctcgctccgAGTTTTGACTCTCTTTCGAGACTCCACCGACCCCCCCGCGCTCTGTAGGTTCCCATCcacctcgctcttctcgcatcccttcttccttcgccgcgttctgtgtgtcttctccggATCCGTAGGACTCGCTATCTCAGTCGCCGCAAGCTTCAGAGCGTCATCCGGCTTCGGGGGTTCTTCTGTCCCCGGATGCTCTCTGCCCTGATTGCCCGCTGAGCGAGGCGAACGGCGGAGCCGCGTCTGCGGTCGCCTGGCCGTCGTCGCGGTTCGGGGAGAAAGCCGTGCTTCTCTCAAGGGCGAAGGAGCAAGAATGGAGGCGGCAGAAGCGGGGGAAGAGACGGGAGCCTCTGAAGCGGAAGTCGCGCCTGGGCGAGGTGACCTGAGAGGCGTTCGAGTCCGATGACCAGttgctctttctgctctctgttcttcagCTGGAAAAACAGGCTCTGGCGTCTCCCGGGCCACCCTGCGACTGCGTCGCCTCGTCAAGGTTCTGGTCTCTGCTCGTCCCTTTTCggccgcttcttccttgtctaAGCATGCATCTTTCTGTCCCCCTGCCACCGATTCCGCTCCTTTAtcgtctttcttttgcgTTTCAGTCTCTTGCCCGgacttctgcttctctgtagCAGTTTCATTTGCTTCGTCGAGGCCTTTTCgctccgcgttttctcccaggaactctgcgtcttcgtcgcgaAGCGCTGTTCCGctttccttccccttctcttccctctttggctctcgtctctcttggaGCTCTCCCAACTCCTCGGTATTCTCTTCATTTTTCGCCGTCGCGACGCTCCGGTCCGCAGAGAGTCTCTTCGGTTCTTCTGCGCGTTCCggcgcttctgtgtctgcttgttcttcttcgttccctgTCTCGCTGTCACGCTGTTCATCGTCTTCGGTTCGCGTGCTATCTACcacatcttcttctcctattctctctgtccctctttcctgttcgcctctctggcccggttcgccctcttctctttgaaGAAGGTCTTCTGTAGGCGCCTCACATTCCGCCTCCTCCATCTTCCTTTCGGCAtccgctgtctctttgaCATCCCTACTCATCTGGCCCTCCTCCCGCGCGTCTTTGCTCGActgcttttt
This Toxoplasma gondii ME49 chromosome VIII, whole genome shotgun sequence DNA region includes the following protein-coding sequences:
- a CDS encoding hypothetical protein (encoded by transcript TGME49_268010), producing the protein MAFLEGGEVTVLRGGRGDAGRGPESLSAREDGKENVRERHRAQVGAWASEASQFVSPAVGDRVDSEKPRGRETRRRGSAHYFRESMRERAGGRRMSFSKQGSAQGPALPSFPPLARPPPFIPFPATSAPQASFFQLQSFPHPLPCSSLPYASPFCPLPPPYFSPFPSSFFSPPGPLLCRGPPSGDPPLGRKEREESNRERRGSEPQPSLGFRDRASSASEHGPHSDETCSRVLPRQPPVGPVASGPSSGPGGDASTCSSWASPGSEMEARRKPTDEAEQKNRDPRLKARTAKKQRDPDQAECGISCPAASFSPSERVPSSSPSPTLSVEAESKASRIKECSHKETNRRQTQLEEKDPWVVEEEGATPRVSSVTPSLDRPLPLSVGTPGASESHSAAQALRASSLSASGRLSSASPPLLPCPISSREERKSRRSGEATGKGENQQKRDSFLISNPMKRFGNGDRVRPADRRRPSAPAFLSGRKTEELEAPPATSPSVPLASSALHHRSANCLSLSNSSLASSVAAPLAASWSALPSPSSAGASGASVHPSSAPLSLLTVTSSRTCSQDAMADSSFPLFPQSRVKGGTRTAALASPPPPPERSQRVWSSVAPSSASVSSCASAVSASCSSLSSLSSSTSSQSPPALTPGGPLSPAASCATPGASPSPHRSSSRVASLLPAPSQTSSALHTSSLPASFSSSSSTAAFASSLVSSPSAAPLASGVGRDKNQTGEQAHGGEREKQREKDRERKKRRSEREKKLEKEKETRQDRGRHAGDRERKEGRHESQSRREKGAREQRASHRHREERSHTSERDERRKEPSSKFVCDPALRMLTAPTNCPALAGPTSSCLMASLSQAAPVCAPTWFYSPVGEAGKRWTAWPDAGPEETAFAFSSPGTAASPLREATLSPPRASSFLSLSSPVEARGAARAARSESGEERQRREKRDRDTKERRRRDRENRHRKHSQRGDRGKEDRGREGGDRSERDAECAKTLTDRARVETGQNPQSASQGFASRASHSLLAPAVDLSEEEEGEIREEVPSWRREPEASPHLAGNVGDREEERRRSRSEKKHSKERRRKQTEEREHGRDSERRRRKRPSSDSEQRVRRLGSSASAEGDAEGGAERRRHREEKRRRLERHRDKGEMPTVTKETAGRDTEDLPEKRETGKPRQKQDRYRDGYVERQTFGDTAAGERTRGAWESPTTVMAAPQGESKGQSGGSSPLRRSHFLRAGASPSSFPSVASSLSSHSSSSLPTSSFSPSSPSSSSQLFSSPSSPFSRTPGGFPRGSSSLDAAPRAHGPPSQLVRPAASRSAELASAATFAASVPSVTLATSASFSASCSPPLFSPASLPVAASPAASSSSRPASGSAWPSQRSSPSLSSSSSPSVSSSSSFSSSSSSAGLQYAPCFISPSTSKDYPAAPSSLPHAASSETSAPLPVASEVGTAEVEGRNFQERRRSFPVPFSPPASALASSGAAASGSMAPTLVAGCSEACGGARKAGSDQRECDGGDTRDGEGKRERGSETSIASETQEWPGDNTHLDKGGRQGAGRGDERGETTREGRISEEKERDQMSGRQSSPEEEKPCESDPKGFMAFPRSKLHSPTPFICNSLSRENVRRAATRREGADSSSRFPSSCPLPASSVSSPSPSLFSPLDTRSRPPSSPRSTLSSCPLSSVYAWDRLLEGERLRKTGGICEAIDLGPTENSELSQSPSDARDEEKQCLLSCPSSTAFSVASSPFSSLPSHSVPPSQSPSSSAHTFSPRLSSFSSPSLVEQSVVKAAAAAAVAALRRSRLRASLKTLGQARDSGDSEKKEGAERRAPGTEELREESPREAAERRKQEEPQSKEVHVESETKAHKREESERGEATWENADAETEQKHGLEEETGGGNGPVDGNEEAQRGEVNETKTKKQSSKDAREEGQMSRDVKETADAERKMEEAECEAPTEDLLQREEGEPGQRGEQERGTERIGEEDVVDSTRTEDDEQRDSETGNEEEQADTEAPERAEEPKRLSADRSVATAKNEENTEELGELQERREPKREEKGKESGTALRDEDAEFLGENAERKGLDEANETATEKQKSGQETETQKKDDKGAESVAGGQKDACLDKEEAAEKGRAETRTLTRRRSRRVARETPEPVFPAEEQRAERATGHRTRTPLRSPRPGATSASEAPVSSPASAASILAPSPLREARLSPRTATTARRPQTRLRRSPRSAGNQGREHPGTEEPPKPDDALKLAATEIASPTDPEKTHRTRRRKKGCEKSEVDGNLQSAGGSVESRKRVKTRSETKALRGRAATAKPEECEGEALAHKPPEEKTGETRLPRVQTEDENERRQDKRKKKASKSRDNGKDTKTETETAKEEPKVTRGPSDDPDPSPSCAPAASISAPPSCASHPASASFSSASSSPTSASSSPFLPGQGAPEREHEDGREPPAEGSSAAEKRETPAATGATLPDAPVAPTVPSPASPQASVPACGVAEAKKREAKKMDWVTEWWEHIGFIESSRELQLGRGTFGNVFRARWRRSIQPSFCCARCEAEEEREGKQDLRDAPVEEAAANGALSPGAPAEAPFVAGRRACFCSTARWIPLAIKEYKAQTAAPFQFLREEAFMRHFNAHVMRPLATRSYKPQTINAFAAVTPSAASRRLGSSAARKALPAPASAACEEACEKAGERLGDKEAEGRGEDARAERESGAGALPRKKEERREAKSVRPPLHAVAPASSLRQFQLLMPRARGDLMVMLKRLIVRRAKVKLLLAWEEEWLRKQRASGASPASEGGPAPSSETSPDTEDGSRERLVTSCVDAPLWSLLGAPGLTEFEMKFLFAQLLSGGAFLQCCCEADVGRIVDIKVSNVLVFCEEKHIYFPLKWHLVLADFGSSLVLHPTEHFASSTPWSAGREEKKHQWSLQIQRQLTTYNQGTTYTNAPEALRFDKLGRLRDLPPGVARPPSEARLAEEARRDRGLPDAGAKPEAVGKSRIEGDGERIERRRKVERGAEARNGGTRDREEAQGLKRRREADDAPPDLERRWRLLEARRSGDSRAMDPRGRSLCSILRRDGEAARPSRPTAASRPASSASPSASASSAPHSLRSCSSLRHSSLLSTGSRHAVTTATSQKDLTARQRERAWLRQLKKCQGILPLSVGLRKAPVAPGAASSRASAALEAFSAVDATAQRDARGAAGDKKRRRRESEEGARRGMEGQPEGTGAEAEENRRNEHDGEKKGEKEAKKETRAEGHGKGAREDGARSDNGEVRHPPTPEPRRSLADPARLKKEREAVAVSANALTWRKREEKQEGGRETRRPASAAPELLHLPITKHADAWSFGVTLAELAKGGGCCCPPSFLRCSGSPVSDLAPQQKEVCLCGTAAGSRHFEEAERRARLLLLRLREERKKDEKQKPNADTPTEASSSPSQVLIKKTNETADQAAAASPARLLPTVPRTRGAARQAGAVVSEACGVSQAPERGDSGRRKLPARERRGRCRSREGGAKAPSIEAAPEEPRDDRPEEKRLASADREPGPSANSPASSKDAPAAALPPGEKADELGDSCAASTFPPIPSFVAAWAEKHDELGAYWRAAQDVCQAVGHGLFRIRNEEEHRRLEKKGEAHALQWIGRTPQELDEEDKRQLHKMAWNWVIARQTALTCDCSLAERISRLQRDSAIAVPSGASSMFSPAFWNILASLLSYDAPERLLPAEALGHAWFVSASGRAIFDLIDALPGFANLHLPAEHRRNRNKRLRHNLPPSGPAPSSSLLSPGVSPPSTSSLPSASCPPSACLASSCEVSGLCGGYGSVARRPHAWFTGALHGLSASFSASLASAAERLALETAPSSPQGESRAADVSVKDGGEGAEDPEADENEGARKRRKTSQEGDETSETESGHEDENTENKAKSLNKEHMTSATAARASSSLSSPLLAPSSLRGVPQSPPGAEVPPWQLLGALGDESMRSICVQEAHVLSKNERLLWGRTGILFLHLFALKQKEKWTWEDTCSSFAAHKLGQYLLSLHQVKREGLSASRAAVEKRRRPGLQKGSRSPA